CGGGGAAGCAAGCTACGCGTTCGCGAAGCGTCAGAATGCAGTTAGTGGGGGATTAAGACCCGCCACTACTTAATAAAGTAATAATTATACTTACGTTATAATCTAGTATTTATCATAGTGGTAATTGGGTACTGGGCAATTTGCCAAATTTATAATCCCAAACCGTTATGTAAAATGAATCGAATTTCAAATAATCAATTAATGGTAGAACGCTTAGAATCTCTCAAAGCTGGAATTATTGGGGGATTATCTCTAGGTTTTGCGTTCGTAATCACAAATTTGATAAATAATCTAGTGCTAGCAAAGTATTTTGAGATACTTGCAAGTTTGCAAATTGGTGTTAGTTGGTATTGGTTGGTGAGTGGTGCAATCGCTGGTTTTTCTGGGTTGCTATTTGGTGTAACCTATCGCTATATCATCCGTTTAGACAACAATCCTCAACTTAAAACTGGTGGCGTATTGGCATTTGGCTTAGTACGCGGATTAACCCAGATAGAAGTTGGATGGAATTCTGCTGAGACAATTTTACCTTTTCTAGTGCTGGCTTTTGAGAGTGTATTATGGTTTGCAATGGCTGCGATCGCTCTTGATATCGCTATCAAATTTGGCTGGATTCAACCTTTTTCATCAACCTAAATTCTTAATTCTTAAGCATTCAAAAAATTTATATAGACTTATTACCTAATATGAAAATTCAGAAAGCCGACTATTATCTCATAGTTGATCTGGAAGCTACGTGCTGTGAAAACCGAAGTATCCCGCGTCGCGAAATGGAGATAATTGAAATCGGCGCGGTGATGCTCAATCGAGCAACATGGAAAATTGATGCAGAATTTCAGGAATTCATTCAACCCGTAAGACATCCACAATTAACGAAATTTTGTACCGAATTAACTAGTATTCGGCAGCAAGATGTTGACCAAGCATCACAATTCTCTGAAGTAATTTCTCGTTTTAAAGAGTGGATTTACTCATTTCCCAATTATATTTTTTGCTCTTGGGGAGAGTACGATAAAAAGCAATTTATTCAAGATTGTGCTTTTCATAATATTCCCTATCCTTTTACGCCAGAACATATAAATATCAAAAAAGAGTTTTCAGAATATCTTGGTGTATCTAAGAAATTTGGTATGGCAGAGGCTCTCAATCAACTGGGAATAGAGTTAAAAGGAACACATCATCGCGGTATTGACGATGCTCGCAATATTGCATCTATCTATAAACATATTCAAACAAAAAACGTAGCTAATGATTGAGGTAATACCAATTAACGAAAATCCTGATATATATAGATTTCTCGTAGGGGCATGGCAATCCCATGGCCTTACCAGCGTATTTGTATCATTATTAAAATAAAATGGTATAAGTTGTAAACAACCACAAGTGATAGGATTTTGGTTGTGTTATTCTTACGACTAAAATTTTAAATCAGTATGACATTGGCGCTGGGCATGATAGAAGTTTATGGAGTTCCCGCAGCAGTAGAAGCGGGAGATGCGATGTGTAAAGCTGCCCGCGTTACGCTTGTTGGCTATGAAAATACTGATTTGGGAAGAATTACTGTGTTGATTCGGGGAAATGTGGGCGAGGTGAATGTGGCTGTAGCCGCTGGATTAAAAGCGGTGTTGCGAGTTGATGGCGGCGAGGTACTTTCCGATCGCATTATTCCTCGTCCCCATGAGAATCTAGAATATGTTTTACCAATTCATCGCAGCGCCGATGTTGAACAGTTTAGTGCAGATATCCGGTTTCCCCCACCATTGTCAGTTTAGCGGATAGCACAGCACCGCAGGGTTTTCAAATCAACGCGATCACAATACATCGCAGTGTTATGCCAATACATCGTGATGTTATGCCA
This region of Nostoc sp. UHCC 0302 genomic DNA includes:
- a CDS encoding 3'-5' exonuclease; translated protein: MKIQKADYYLIVDLEATCCENRSIPRREMEIIEIGAVMLNRATWKIDAEFQEFIQPVRHPQLTKFCTELTSIRQQDVDQASQFSEVISRFKEWIYSFPNYIFCSWGEYDKKQFIQDCAFHNIPYPFTPEHINIKKEFSEYLGVSKKFGMAEALNQLGIELKGTHHRGIDDARNIASIYKHIQTKNVAND
- a CDS encoding carbon dioxide-concentrating mechanism protein CcmK, with protein sequence MTLALGMIEVYGVPAAVEAGDAMCKAARVTLVGYENTDLGRITVLIRGNVGEVNVAVAAGLKAVLRVDGGEVLSDRIIPRPHENLEYVLPIHRSADVEQFSADIRFPPPLSV